The proteins below are encoded in one region of Podarcis raffonei isolate rPodRaf1 chromosome 6, rPodRaf1.pri, whole genome shotgun sequence:
- the SUCO gene encoding SUN domain-containing ossification factor isoform X1: MKEPPRRLLLLASSCFLLGCLAGLPSWHVFCKESPSSGSLHLPNENCPLENMDKNIQEKEETHGSIGTLSLEHIDSIINTHPEECLVDCTKQKENMEMEELRTPEVEAQSSVDSSEGSFSVADIPDSTFSISTSEISPVSQPNAIENSSADIPVASSAEAEKSEPDCDLGGALEGQPQGDSSSLDTSPEGLVGQHIENISSHGKGKITKSEFEPKVPATEQKTTPKSALNASGNIRGERKVGEIDPTSVISPKDPGDIPTFDEWKKQVMEVEKEKSQSMHPSSSGGQPLTKKVQKNRNNYASVECGAKILAANPEAKSTSAILMENMDLYMLNPCSTKIWFVVELCEPIQVKQLDIANHELFSSTPKDFLVSISDRYPTNKWVKLGTFHARDERNVQSFPLDEQMYAKYVKMFIKYLKVELVSHFGSEHFCPLSLIRVFGTSMVEEYEEIADSQYQSERQELFDEDYDYPLDYNAGEEKSSKNLLGSATNAILNMVNIAANILGAKTEEDSTDQGNKSVSENTTSTSWPEPKLPEPTTIPSLELVTSEILQMDKELLVLDATRESPIVQLVHEYEEEAIQSTVTLLPSDEQEEDMPWFESETQIYCCELLTVCCISSFSEYLYKWCSVVATLHRYRSKSDTSWEKYYSAATWQAQLVPTKLLPVLVHEHPSEKLDTLIAEPSETVVSVLSSILNGAVINQTEGTFELEPSHPQTVSQSILLDATTGAESLSTVAASSEPTKLEAVSETPEAPSQEESPTEEDGVVGSAAENPSATSIVIEFSDMNTDEKTSTEIISKPTETIPQSECTVAAESYEGEAKISSSDAEKQVVSLVETSSLEMKDDEQTAEEAFLAIPVSGLPRTATDFYAELQNSTDLGYGNGNLVHGSNQKESVFMRLNNRIKALEVNMSLSSRYLEELSQRYRKQMEEMQKAFNKTIIKLQNTSHIAEQQDLKQTEAIQLLQAQLTNMTQLVSNLSLTVTELKRQVSDRHSYLVISLILCAILGLMLFLQRCKNKSELNYDYFSKVPKSNHYPSPKRCVSSYDDMSLKRRTSFPLTRSQSFQLNSKEVDPEDLYIVEPLKFSPEKKKKRCKYKSEKIETVRPVAEPVQQVANGEIKSKKPFTNQRDFSNIGDVYHSSYKGPPSEGSSETSSQSEESYFCGISACAGLCNGQIQKTKTEKRALKRRRSKAPEQEKLLKTLIQTKTGSLPSLHDIIKGNKDLTVGTLGVTAVSGHL; this comes from the exons AACATGGAGATGGAGGAATTGAGGACACCTGAAGTTGAGGCACAGTCTTCAGTGGATTCCAGTGAAGGTTCTTTTAGTGTAGCTGATATCCCTGATAGTACTTTCAGCATATCTACCTCGGAGATCTCACCAGTCTCTCAGCCCAA tGCAATAGAAAACTCCAGTGCTGATATCCCTGTAGCTAGCTCTGCTGAAGCAGAGAAGTCAGAGCCTGACTGTGACCTGGGTGGGGCACTTGAGGGCCAGCCTCAGGGTGACTCTTCGTCTCTTGATACTTCTCCAGAGGG CCTTGTAGGTCAACATATAGAAAATATATCTTCACATGGAAAGGGAAAGATAACTAAATCAGAATTCGAACCCAAAGTTCCTGCAACTGAGCAAAAGACCACTCCAAAATCTGCACTGAATGCTTCGGGTAACATAAGAGGGGAG agaaaagtaGGAGAAATTGACCCAACTTCTGTAATAAGCCCAAAGGATCCAGGAGATATTCCCACTTTTGATGAATGGAAAAAGCAGGTTATGGAAGTGGAAAAAGAAAAGA GTCAGTCAATGCACCCATCCTCCAGTGGAGGTCAGCCTCTCACAAAAAAGGTCCAGAAAAATAGGAACAATTATGCTTCAGTTGAGTGTGGTGCCAAAATACTGGCAGCTAACCCAGAAGCAAAG AGTACATCAGCAATACTAATGGAGAATATGGATCTCTACATGCTGAATCCATGCAGTACTAAAATCTG GTTTGTCGTTGAACTGTGTGAACCAATTCAAGTGAAGCAGCTGGACATTGCCAACCATGAGTTATTCTCCTCTACTCCCAAGGATTTTCTGGTGTCTATCAGCGACAG GTATCCAACAAATAAGTGGGTCAAGCTAGGCACTTTCCATGCCAGAGATGAGAGAAATGTCCAGAGCTTCCCTTTGGATGAACAGATGTATGCCAAATATGTAAAG ATGTTCATCAAGTACTTAAAG GTGGAGTTGGTATCACATTTTGGATCAGAACACTTTTGTCCTTTAAGCCTTATAAG GGTGTTTGGAACTAGCATGGTTGAAGAATATGAAGAAATAGCTGATTCACAGTACCAGTCTGAAAGGCAAGAGCTTTTTGATGAAGACTATG ATTACCCTTTGGACTACAATGCAGGAGAAGAGAAatcttcaaaaaatcttcttgGCTCTGCCACAA atgcCATTTTGAATATGGTGAATATTGCTGCTAATATACTTGGAGCAAAAACTGAAGAAGACTCAACTGACCAAG GAAATAAAAGTGTCTCTGAAAATACAACTTCCACTTCCTGGCCAGAACCTAAACTGCCGGAGCCCACTACCATTCCCTCCTTAGA GCTTGTTACTTCAGAGATCCTACAAATGGATAAAGAGCTGCTAGTCTTAGATGCAACAAGAGAGAGCCCGATTGTTCAGTTAGTCCATGAATATGAAGAGGAAGCAATTCAGTCCACAGTGACCTTACTGCCCAGTGATGAGCAGGAAGAAGACATGCCATGGTTTGAGTCTGAAACACAAATCTATTGCTGCGAACTATTGACAGTCTGTTGCATTTCCAGTTTCTCAGAGTATCTGTACAAGTGGTGTTCAGTGGTAGCGACACTTCACCGTTACCGTAGCAAAAGTGACACCAGTTGGGAAAAATACTACTCGGCTGCTACTTGGCAGGCCCAGCTGGTTCCAACCAAATTGTTGCCAGTTTTAGTGCATGAACATCCTTCAGAGAAATTGGACACCTTAATTGCAGAGCCATCTGAAACTGTTGTCAGTGTCTTAAGTAGCATCTTGAATGGGGCTGTGATCAATCAGACGGAGGGCACTTTTGAACTGGAGCCCAGTCACCCACAAACTGTGTCTCAGTCCATTCTCTTGGATGCTACCACAGGAGCTGAGTCCCTGTCCACAGTTGCGGCATCCTCGGAACCTACAAAACTTGAAGCCGTATCTGAAACCCCAGAGGCCCCTTCACAAGAGGAAAGTCCTACTGAAGAAGATGGAGTTGTTGGGTCTGCTGCAGAGAATCCATCTGCAACCAGCATTGTAATTGAATTCAGTGACATGAACACAGATGAAAAAACCTCAACTGAAATTATTTCAAAACCGACAGAGACTATTCCACAGTCTGAATGTACAGTAGCTGCAGAAAGCTATGAGGGCGAAGCAAAAATTAGTTCTTCAGATGCGGAAAAGCAAGTGGTGTCTCTTGTGGAAACATCATCTTTAGAAATGAAGGACGATGAGCAGACAGCTGAGGAAGCATTTCTTGCGATTCCTGTTTCTGGATTGCCACGGACAGCTACAGATTTTTATGCCGAATTGCAGAATTCCACAGACTTGGGTTATGGAAATGGGAATCTTGTTCACGGATCAAATCAAAAAGAGTCTGTGTTTATGAGGCTCAATAACCGCATTAAAGCCCTGGAAGTGAATATGTCTCTCAGCAGCCGCTACTTGGAAGAACTGAGTCAAAG ATATCGCAAACAAATGGAAGAaatgcagaaggcttttaataaaACTATAATAAAACTTCAGAATACTTCACACATAGCCGAACAGCAG GATTTGAAGCAGACAGAGGCCATCCAGCTGCTGCAGGCTCAGCTGACCAACATGACACAGCTAGTCTCCAATCTGTCGCTAACTGTGACTGAGCTAAAAAGACAG GTCTCTGATCGCCACAGCTATCTTGTGATTTCCTTGATACTCTGTGCCATCTTGGGTTTGATGCTCTTTCTTCAGCGTTGCAAAAATAAATCAGAGTTAAATTATGACTACTTCTCAAAAGTTCCCAAAAGTAATCACTATCCTAGTCCGAAAAG ATGTGTTTCTTCCTATGATGATATGAGTTTGAAAAGAAGAACTTCCTTTCCACTCACCAGGTCTCAGTCTTTTCAGCTGAATAGTAAGGAAG TGGATCCAGAGGACTTGTACATTGTAGAACCACTGAAgttttccccagaaaaaaag aagaaaCGTTGTAAATATAAAAGTGAAAAAATCGAAACCGTCAGGCCAGTAGCAGAACCAGTGCAGCAGGTAGCTAATGGCGAAATAAAAAGCAAGAAGCCCTTTACCAATCAGAGAGACTTCTCTAATATTGGCGATGTGTATCACTCTTCATACAAAGGTCCCCCGTCGGAAGGGAGCTCAGAAACCTCATCACAGTCTGAGGAGTCCTACTTCTGTGGCATTTCGGCGTGTGCAGGTTTGTGTAACGGACAAATCCAAAAGACAAAAACTGAGAAGAGGGCTCTCAAACGAAGGCGATCTAAagccccagagcaggagaagctCCTAAAAACATTAATACAGACTAAGACGGGATCCTTGCCAAGTCTGCACGATATCATCAAAGGAAACAAGGATTTAACCGTGGGAACACTCGGTGTCACAGCTGTTTCTGGGCACCTTTAA
- the SUCO gene encoding SUN domain-containing ossification factor isoform X2, translating into MKEPPRRLLLLASSCFLLGCLAGLPSWHVFCKESPSSGSLHLPNENCPLENMDKNIQEKEETHGSIGTLSLEHIDSIINTHPEECLVDCTKQKENMEMEELRTPEVEAQSSVDSSEGSFSVADIPDSTFSISTSEISPVSQPNAIENSSADIPVASSAEAEKSEPDCDLGGALEGQPQGDSSSLDTSPEGLVGQHIENISSHGKGKITKSEFEPKVPATEQKTTPKSALNASGNIRGERKVGEIDPTSVISPKDPGDIPTFDEWKKQVMEVEKEKSQSMHPSSSGGQPLTKKVQKNRNNYASVECGAKILAANPEAKSTSAILMENMDLYMLNPCSTKIWFVVELCEPIQVKQLDIANHELFSSTPKDFLVSISDRYPTNKWVKLGTFHARDERNVQSFPLDEQMYAKYVKVELVSHFGSEHFCPLSLIRVFGTSMVEEYEEIADSQYQSERQELFDEDYDYPLDYNAGEEKSSKNLLGSATNAILNMVNIAANILGAKTEEDSTDQGNKSVSENTTSTSWPEPKLPEPTTIPSLELVTSEILQMDKELLVLDATRESPIVQLVHEYEEEAIQSTVTLLPSDEQEEDMPWFESETQIYCCELLTVCCISSFSEYLYKWCSVVATLHRYRSKSDTSWEKYYSAATWQAQLVPTKLLPVLVHEHPSEKLDTLIAEPSETVVSVLSSILNGAVINQTEGTFELEPSHPQTVSQSILLDATTGAESLSTVAASSEPTKLEAVSETPEAPSQEESPTEEDGVVGSAAENPSATSIVIEFSDMNTDEKTSTEIISKPTETIPQSECTVAAESYEGEAKISSSDAEKQVVSLVETSSLEMKDDEQTAEEAFLAIPVSGLPRTATDFYAELQNSTDLGYGNGNLVHGSNQKESVFMRLNNRIKALEVNMSLSSRYLEELSQRYRKQMEEMQKAFNKTIIKLQNTSHIAEQQDLKQTEAIQLLQAQLTNMTQLVSNLSLTVTELKRQVSDRHSYLVISLILCAILGLMLFLQRCKNKSELNYDYFSKVPKSNHYPSPKRCVSSYDDMSLKRRTSFPLTRSQSFQLNSKEVDPEDLYIVEPLKFSPEKKKKRCKYKSEKIETVRPVAEPVQQVANGEIKSKKPFTNQRDFSNIGDVYHSSYKGPPSEGSSETSSQSEESYFCGISACAGLCNGQIQKTKTEKRALKRRRSKAPEQEKLLKTLIQTKTGSLPSLHDIIKGNKDLTVGTLGVTAVSGHL; encoded by the exons AACATGGAGATGGAGGAATTGAGGACACCTGAAGTTGAGGCACAGTCTTCAGTGGATTCCAGTGAAGGTTCTTTTAGTGTAGCTGATATCCCTGATAGTACTTTCAGCATATCTACCTCGGAGATCTCACCAGTCTCTCAGCCCAA tGCAATAGAAAACTCCAGTGCTGATATCCCTGTAGCTAGCTCTGCTGAAGCAGAGAAGTCAGAGCCTGACTGTGACCTGGGTGGGGCACTTGAGGGCCAGCCTCAGGGTGACTCTTCGTCTCTTGATACTTCTCCAGAGGG CCTTGTAGGTCAACATATAGAAAATATATCTTCACATGGAAAGGGAAAGATAACTAAATCAGAATTCGAACCCAAAGTTCCTGCAACTGAGCAAAAGACCACTCCAAAATCTGCACTGAATGCTTCGGGTAACATAAGAGGGGAG agaaaagtaGGAGAAATTGACCCAACTTCTGTAATAAGCCCAAAGGATCCAGGAGATATTCCCACTTTTGATGAATGGAAAAAGCAGGTTATGGAAGTGGAAAAAGAAAAGA GTCAGTCAATGCACCCATCCTCCAGTGGAGGTCAGCCTCTCACAAAAAAGGTCCAGAAAAATAGGAACAATTATGCTTCAGTTGAGTGTGGTGCCAAAATACTGGCAGCTAACCCAGAAGCAAAG AGTACATCAGCAATACTAATGGAGAATATGGATCTCTACATGCTGAATCCATGCAGTACTAAAATCTG GTTTGTCGTTGAACTGTGTGAACCAATTCAAGTGAAGCAGCTGGACATTGCCAACCATGAGTTATTCTCCTCTACTCCCAAGGATTTTCTGGTGTCTATCAGCGACAG GTATCCAACAAATAAGTGGGTCAAGCTAGGCACTTTCCATGCCAGAGATGAGAGAAATGTCCAGAGCTTCCCTTTGGATGAACAGATGTATGCCAAATATGTAAAG GTGGAGTTGGTATCACATTTTGGATCAGAACACTTTTGTCCTTTAAGCCTTATAAG GGTGTTTGGAACTAGCATGGTTGAAGAATATGAAGAAATAGCTGATTCACAGTACCAGTCTGAAAGGCAAGAGCTTTTTGATGAAGACTATG ATTACCCTTTGGACTACAATGCAGGAGAAGAGAAatcttcaaaaaatcttcttgGCTCTGCCACAA atgcCATTTTGAATATGGTGAATATTGCTGCTAATATACTTGGAGCAAAAACTGAAGAAGACTCAACTGACCAAG GAAATAAAAGTGTCTCTGAAAATACAACTTCCACTTCCTGGCCAGAACCTAAACTGCCGGAGCCCACTACCATTCCCTCCTTAGA GCTTGTTACTTCAGAGATCCTACAAATGGATAAAGAGCTGCTAGTCTTAGATGCAACAAGAGAGAGCCCGATTGTTCAGTTAGTCCATGAATATGAAGAGGAAGCAATTCAGTCCACAGTGACCTTACTGCCCAGTGATGAGCAGGAAGAAGACATGCCATGGTTTGAGTCTGAAACACAAATCTATTGCTGCGAACTATTGACAGTCTGTTGCATTTCCAGTTTCTCAGAGTATCTGTACAAGTGGTGTTCAGTGGTAGCGACACTTCACCGTTACCGTAGCAAAAGTGACACCAGTTGGGAAAAATACTACTCGGCTGCTACTTGGCAGGCCCAGCTGGTTCCAACCAAATTGTTGCCAGTTTTAGTGCATGAACATCCTTCAGAGAAATTGGACACCTTAATTGCAGAGCCATCTGAAACTGTTGTCAGTGTCTTAAGTAGCATCTTGAATGGGGCTGTGATCAATCAGACGGAGGGCACTTTTGAACTGGAGCCCAGTCACCCACAAACTGTGTCTCAGTCCATTCTCTTGGATGCTACCACAGGAGCTGAGTCCCTGTCCACAGTTGCGGCATCCTCGGAACCTACAAAACTTGAAGCCGTATCTGAAACCCCAGAGGCCCCTTCACAAGAGGAAAGTCCTACTGAAGAAGATGGAGTTGTTGGGTCTGCTGCAGAGAATCCATCTGCAACCAGCATTGTAATTGAATTCAGTGACATGAACACAGATGAAAAAACCTCAACTGAAATTATTTCAAAACCGACAGAGACTATTCCACAGTCTGAATGTACAGTAGCTGCAGAAAGCTATGAGGGCGAAGCAAAAATTAGTTCTTCAGATGCGGAAAAGCAAGTGGTGTCTCTTGTGGAAACATCATCTTTAGAAATGAAGGACGATGAGCAGACAGCTGAGGAAGCATTTCTTGCGATTCCTGTTTCTGGATTGCCACGGACAGCTACAGATTTTTATGCCGAATTGCAGAATTCCACAGACTTGGGTTATGGAAATGGGAATCTTGTTCACGGATCAAATCAAAAAGAGTCTGTGTTTATGAGGCTCAATAACCGCATTAAAGCCCTGGAAGTGAATATGTCTCTCAGCAGCCGCTACTTGGAAGAACTGAGTCAAAG ATATCGCAAACAAATGGAAGAaatgcagaaggcttttaataaaACTATAATAAAACTTCAGAATACTTCACACATAGCCGAACAGCAG GATTTGAAGCAGACAGAGGCCATCCAGCTGCTGCAGGCTCAGCTGACCAACATGACACAGCTAGTCTCCAATCTGTCGCTAACTGTGACTGAGCTAAAAAGACAG GTCTCTGATCGCCACAGCTATCTTGTGATTTCCTTGATACTCTGTGCCATCTTGGGTTTGATGCTCTTTCTTCAGCGTTGCAAAAATAAATCAGAGTTAAATTATGACTACTTCTCAAAAGTTCCCAAAAGTAATCACTATCCTAGTCCGAAAAG ATGTGTTTCTTCCTATGATGATATGAGTTTGAAAAGAAGAACTTCCTTTCCACTCACCAGGTCTCAGTCTTTTCAGCTGAATAGTAAGGAAG TGGATCCAGAGGACTTGTACATTGTAGAACCACTGAAgttttccccagaaaaaaag aagaaaCGTTGTAAATATAAAAGTGAAAAAATCGAAACCGTCAGGCCAGTAGCAGAACCAGTGCAGCAGGTAGCTAATGGCGAAATAAAAAGCAAGAAGCCCTTTACCAATCAGAGAGACTTCTCTAATATTGGCGATGTGTATCACTCTTCATACAAAGGTCCCCCGTCGGAAGGGAGCTCAGAAACCTCATCACAGTCTGAGGAGTCCTACTTCTGTGGCATTTCGGCGTGTGCAGGTTTGTGTAACGGACAAATCCAAAAGACAAAAACTGAGAAGAGGGCTCTCAAACGAAGGCGATCTAAagccccagagcaggagaagctCCTAAAAACATTAATACAGACTAAGACGGGATCCTTGCCAAGTCTGCACGATATCATCAAAGGAAACAAGGATTTAACCGTGGGAACACTCGGTGTCACAGCTGTTTCTGGGCACCTTTAA